DNA sequence from the Lagopus muta isolate bLagMut1 chromosome 23, bLagMut1 primary, whole genome shotgun sequence genome:
AGTTGGGCGCTCCCGGTGCTGTGCCCATGACGCACagccagggcagggctgggaaaCCTTCCTGCCTGAATGGGAGCTGCTTTCGCAACTGGGCTTCGTAGTTTCAGAGGTGGAACTGTCGTAACGTATGGCCTGAGTGCAGCTATGTTCTGTGTGTCACGGCGCCTCTCCTCATGGGCACATAGTGGAAAAGCCAGGAGTGGGATTTCCATGGGCAGTGTGTggtgctggattttttttccccttcaaaaaaaaacattttggccCAGGTTACAGGAATGAGGCAGAGTCACGTTCTTATAGGGTCTACACAGCTTTAGGACCCTGCATTTCATGTTGCTGTCAATGTGGCcatggggcagtgctggcaccTACAATTGCCCACCTCctgaacccatgctgactgcaTGCCTTGGTACTGATTAACCTGCAGGGTCATTCATTGAATGGGAGACAACAACAGGTTGCTTGGCATTGCTTTGGGCTGACTCAGTCTGTGCAGCCTCAGGGGTAGTGGGGTAAGGGCAGCCTGCAAGAAGAGGTGTTgggttgttgttgctgttggtgGGTTGTTACTGAgtgcttgctgctttttgttggGTTGGATCATAGCTGTTGTTTGTTAGGTTGTTGGGCTGTTATTGAGTGTTGTTGCTGATTGTTGGGTCATTGCTGTTGGTTGTTGGGTTGTTATGGAGTGCTTGCTGCTGGTTGTTGGGTAGTTGCGTTGTTACTGAGTGGTTGCTGCTGTTGGGTTGTTGTTGGGTCATAGCTGTTGTTTGTTAGGTTGTTGAGTTGTTACTGAATGCTTGCTGCTGGTTGTTGGGTTGTTACTGAGTAGTTGCTGCGGTTTGTTGGGTTGTTGGTGGGTTGTTGGTGGTTTGCTGTTGGCTTAGGACCTTGCAGACTGTTTTGCATTGTTTGTGCTCCCTGAGCTGCCGTTCCATGCGAGCCACGCTGGCACTGAGCTGTATTCAATGAGGAAGTCAACAGTGAAACCAGAGGGATTAATCTTTaatctgcagcagctgaaaccTGACGCTTCCCCATCACCACCTGCGTGCTGTGGCTGCTTCCCTTTACTGTTTTTCCACCCTGAAGGATGCTGCCTGCTCCCTTGGATGTGGGCTCCCCAGAACCTCATACGTGCAGCATACTGATGCACCATCCCAGGGAAAACCAGCTTAGGGACATGTCTTAGTGggggtgatgggttgatggttggacttgatgggcttagagatcttttccaagtGTAATGATCCTGTGAAAGTGGGGTGCATGAGGTCGTGTCTCCTGCACATCTTCAAGGATGCTCTCATGGGATGCCCTGCAGTATTCCCATAAGCAAGTGCATCTCCTGGCCATGCCCATCTAGGGAgcttctccctttttccttctctaaccttgctcttgatttctttttaaagcagctgtgggtgctggggatGAGCACAAGCTGTGGTTGTCTCGTTAAAGGCGCCTTCACAGAAGTTGCAGAGCTCACAATGCCCAAAAAGCTTCAATATTAGGAAGTGACAGCAGTGACCCCCACATTCAGCACAACAAACTTCACATTTGCAAGGCAGAAAGAGCAGttcaaagggaagaaagggagctttgaaagcaaaataaatcaatgcTGTAAGCTTACAGGTAGAGGGAAAGCAGCTCAGTGAGGACCAGAGAGGGGGACAAATGGGCAAATGTAGTTTTGGGTCCTTCGAGGCACCTTGCCATGGTGCTGGCATGGTGGTGGTGCCCCCACAATTGGCCTTGGCAGTTTAAGGGAAACTCAGGGGGCACATTATTCCCGTTTTCTTCTCAGATATTTGACTCAGGACCTTTCACTTGTATGGCACAGGAGAGAGTTAGTGGTCCAGAAATGTTCCTTGAAGTGTTTCTAGTGTTACTTATTCTCCATCTTCACACTCCTTTAGGAAATAGGGGTTTTAGACATGGCCTCACAGCACTTTGGGGGTGATGAAGGCTGAAAATAATCCCCGATCTGAACAGACACATTCAGAGCAGGATGTGGTGgccagagctggctgctggccCTCTCCTGCCCCATAACCAACGTTACAGCATGTCTTAATGCAAAACCCTTTGGTTATTCTTCTAAGGAAAGGAATACTGGCCGTTTGGGTGCTGCTTGGAGCTCTTCCAAACCTTGCGGGCATTAAGTAGGTGTGTGAGTGTCCCAGTTATTGGACAGTCTAGTGGGAACAACATTTCGAGGAGCAACGAAGTCAAACTTGAACCAGAGATGCAAGCAGCATCTCCCCAGCGCTCCTGCCACTGTGGTTTGTGGTATCCAGGGATTTGGGCAGCCAGGACTCGTAGGgttactgtttgttttccccatctgtaaaatgaaCCCAGCAGCTGAGTGCATCCCACACCCCTTGCCACTTATCTCTGGGCTCTCATTGCAGGTGTCCTGCCTGTGTGGCTCAGCACCATGCCTGCTCTGCGGCTGCTGCCCCTCAGCCaagaactccaccatctcccgTCTGCTCTTcaccttcttcctcttcctcggTACGCTGGTCTCCATCATCATGATCATCCCTGGGGTGGAGAAGGAGCTGCACAAGGtaatgctgctgccttcagggCGATGGCTGGATTTGATCAAAGGTGTGAACTCAGGATGGGTACATATCAGAGAGTGAATTTTTTGGGGCACGTCGTTGCTTTTGATGCCTTTTTTCCCATCTCCTCATCCTTGCAGCTCCCAGGTTTCTGCAAGGGCAGCGACTCAGTGCTGGGGGTCCAAGCTGACATCGACTGCAGTGGTTTCCTGGGCCACAAGGCCGTGTACCGCATGGGCTTTGCCACAGCtgccttcttcttcctctttgctgtgctgatggTGTGTGTGCGCAGCAGCAAGGACCCGAGAGCTGCCATACAGAATGGGTGAGCGTGTCCCCATGCTTGGCTGGAAGCTTGGATGGAGGCCATTGCCATATTTTTGCCCTTTTTATCCCTGTTTTGGGCATGGGATAAAGCAGAAGGGCAGTTTTGAGCTCACTCTTAGTTTTTAAGGTCCTCTGACTTGTGCTCCACAGTATTTGTGGTGTGTGCAATGTGCTGGGGAATTTGGGGTGTCTGCTGGGCATCCCTCTGACACTGCTCCCCATGGGGTGCCCCTGGCCCGTGGTCCTGTCCAAGGAGCTGAGCATCCCTGGTGTTGGAAACTGCTGGGGGTTCCCATTTTCAGACCCAGACTCCTCTCCCCTCTTGCAGCTTCTGGTTCTTCaagttcctgctgctggtggggctCACAGTGGGGGCCTTCTACATCCCTGATGGCTCCTTTACATCAGGTGAGGGGCTGTGGGTGGGCAGAGGGGTGCCCATGATGTTTGTGCCCTCCTCACACTTGGTGCTGCCCTGATGCACCCCACACCATTGCAGTCCCATTACTGACCCACTTCCCTCCCACCACCCAAGTTTGGTTCTACTTTGGCGTGGTCGGCTCCTTCCTCTTCATCCTCATCCAGCTCATCCTCCTCATCGACTTTGCCCACTCCTGGAGCCAGCTGTGGCTGCGCAATGCAGATGAGAGCAATGCCAAGGGCTGGTATGCAGGTGGGTGCCGTGCCTCAGGGGCTCATGTGGGGCCAGCTGTGATGCTCGTGgccctgctccagccccttcccttctccccttACTCCTCAGCCCTTTGCACTGTCACCTTCATCTTCTATGCTGCCTCCATCACGGCCATTGCTTTGCTCTATGTCTACTACACCAAACCCCAGGGCTGCACGGAGGGCAAAGTCCTCATCAGCATCAACCTCATCCTCTGTGTCATCATCTCGGCCGTATCCATCCTGCCCAAAATCCAGGTGAGGTGGTGGGAGGGGTGGTCTTGCTGGCTCCCCCTGGTGCAGGGCTGAGCCCCGAGCCACTCCCGTGCTGTTTGCAGGAAGCTCAGCCACactcagggctgctgcaggcatCTCTCATCACCCTTTACACCATCTTCATCACTTGGTGTGCCCTGGCCAACGTCCCCAGTAAGTGTTCTCATTGCCCTGGGGGGTGCGTGGGGTCAGGGATGGCACTGACACCTTTGACCTCCCCCAGCCCAGGAGTGTAaccccacactgctgctgagaaacagTACTGGCTCAGCTACAACCACACAGACACTGACAACATGGTGGGACGCACCGAGCATTGTGGGGCTGGTGGTCTTCATCCTCTGCACGCTCTTCATCAGGTGAGGCCGTGACAATGCCTTCATGTCCCACAACGCTGGGACCCCTCAGGGTCCTGCACACAGCTTTTAGGATGCCAGGAGGAGCCGCATGAGCTGCATCCCCCAAAGTGCTCTGCTGCCTCGGGGCATCCCCTCACCTGCCCCATCTGTCTGCTCGCAGCGTCCGCTCCTCAGACCACACCCAGGTCAATAAGCTGATGCTGACGGAGGAGAGCGGGGCTGGAGCTGGgactgaggcagcagcagagagtgGGGTGCACCGAGCCTACGACAACGAGCAGGAGGGCGTCACCTACAGCTACAGCTTCTTCCACCTCTGCCTCCTCCTTGCTGCCCTCTACATCATGATGACCCTCACCAACTGGTACAGGTGGGCAGCGCTCCTGGGGACCAGTTGTGACCCTGTCCTCTGCTCCTCCCTTCTCCGGGATTATCATTGCTTTCGGGCTGGGcacaggtgctgggatgggtCCATATGTGAGCAAAGCTAATATGCAACCCATCAGCATTTGTTATTTGGAGGGATCCAAGCACCCAATGGATGCACTCTGGTTGGGTCTGAGTTTACTGAGTACCTCTTGCAGCATTCCTTTGGCTTGCAGCACTCCCTATAAGCTTACAGCATACTCCCTCAGCTTGTAGCATCCCCCTGCTTGCAACAtccctgctctgcttgcagcacCCCCTCTCTTCTTGCAGCATCCTCCCTGTGCTTGCAGGATACCCTTCAGCACACAGCATCCCCCTTTGCTCACAACTGCTGCACCAAGGTCACATCCCCCAGCACATAGCACAGACCTGAGTGTCCTCCTTTCGTTTGCTGTTCCAGGCCTGATGACAGCCTGCAGGTGCTGTACAGCCCCTGGACGGCCGTGTGGGTGAAGATCAGCtccagctgggctgggctgctgctctACACGTGGACGTTGGTGGCCCCCCTGGTGCTGCCAGAGCGGGATttcagctgagcactgctgcagggtCCCCTCCTTGCCCAGTGCCTTACACCTAGACTTGAGTTTTGCATGTGGGTTTTGTGTCTTCTTGCaggttttccattttaatttaaaagggaTAAAGTGCCAAGCAGGGACAATCAGCGAAAGGACTGAGAATGACATGAGGATTGCTGTAAAGCTCTTCTCCCCCTGTGCTTGTCTAGTGCCTTCAGCAGTGCCTCCAGCCCCTCCTCTTTCAGTGTTTGGAGGGAGTTGCAGAGGCCGCTCTCACCTGCCTTGGTGTCCTGGGACTGTGGTGCCTTTTGGCTGGTGACAAGGAAGCAGGACTTGGCACCAGGCGCTTCCCCAGGGAGCCCTGAGGACAGCCATGCTGGGGGCTGATGTTGCTTGTGCCCCCTGAGCTTTGGTGGCTGGGTGGCTCTTGCAGGGCTCCCCCTGCCTCCTGCATAaagttttgtttggaaaaaagcCCAGACACCCTTGTGTTCTCTTGGGGTCTCTCCTCACGTGCGTTCATGGTGGCTGCACAGTGGGACATCGCCTGCATTGTGCGTGCTCTGTGCATCACCTTGCATCCTGCAACCTTTGGTCTGCATCTTGCATCCTTCCTCCTGCATCCCAGTACTCTTCAGCCTGCTCTgtgcaccctgcagccttcacCCTACAACCTTCATCCTGCAACACACATCCTTCATCCCTACATCCTTCATTCTGCATCCTACACCCTGCATCCTCTTGCATCCTTCTTCCTGCATCCTGGCATCCTTCAGTCTGCATTGCACACCCTGCAGCCTGCATCATCCATCCTGCACCTTGCAGTCTTCACCCTGCATCCTTCATCCTCCATCCTAGCATCCCACATATCACATCCTCTTATCCTTGCATCCTTCATCCTGCATCCTCCGTCCTTCATCCTGCATCATCCGTCCTTGCATCTGCCCCCCTGCATGCTCCACCCTGCATCCTTCATCGTACATCTTGCATCCTGCATCCTTTTCCCCTGCACCCTGTATCCACACATTGCATCATTTCTCCCACACTTCTGCAGCCCCTGGAACGTGCAGGGCTGCACCCCAGGGACAAGCTGTGCACCGCAACGGGAACGAGGGGCGGGGACAGGGGCGGGGACGTGCGGGGTCCCGTTGGTCGCCACGAGGTGGTGCTGGCGGCACGCGCCCCGCGTCCTCCTGCAGAAAGCAACCCTTCACCGTGCATCCTGCACCCTGTATCCTGTATCACGAGTTGGGCTTGCTGCACCTTTCGTCCTTCACCCTGCACCCTTCTGTCTGCACCCTTAAGTCTGCATGGTGCACCCTGCAGGCTGCATCTTTCATGCTGCACTTTACAAtctgcatcctgcagcaccCATCCTGCAACCTCAGCATGCACAATGCATCCTGCACCCTTTACCTCGTGTCCTGCATCCTGCACCGTCTCATGCATCCTTCATCCAACACCCTTCACTGATCATCCTGCTCCCCACATGTTGTGTCCTGCATCCCTACATCCTTCGCCCTGCACCTTTCACAGTACATCCTGCACCCTGCATCGTGTCTGCTGCGCCCTGCATCCTTCATCTTGCATCCTGCGCCATCTTACATGATCTATCCTGCATCCTCACCATGCACAATACATCCTGCATCCCTCACTTTGCATCAAGCACCGTGTCATGCATCCTTCACCCCACACCCTTCATCCTTACCCCTTCACCACTCATCCTGCACCCCATACTTTGCCACCTGCACTCTGCAACCTTTCTGCATCCCCCAggtgtgctgggctgtgtgagcagagctgggctgtgacGTGCCCTACAtgtgtccctgtgtgtccccatgtgcACCACAGGCAACTGCAGGAATAACCCACCAGCAATTATCATTCTCATGAGTTTTCTTGGGGAGATTTGAATGGCCCAAAGCACTGCTATGGATTTATTTCACTGACGTCTCCTCTGCAGTATTTATCACAATGCAAACAGCCTCcgctcttcattttcttcatggaaCAGTTCAGCCAATGCATCCCAATGGCAAACCCAACTCTAATTGCTCTAATTACTCCGATTCACCCTTCTTGGTTGGGGCACCTCAGAATTACAACCTCAGGGGACAATGGACAGAGGacaagaaatcaggaaagggtggcaggagacctgtttgaatgagcaaggagctcgtgcacaaactcaaaggaaagaagaaggtccatgaaatgtggaaaaagggtctgagcACTTGGGAGGAATATagaaatgttgtcagggcctgcagggatgcgacgaggaaggctaaagcccgcctggaattgaatctggcacaggtgataaaggataataaataaggctttttaaagtgtgttaacagtaaaaggaagactagggagaatgtggctcccctgctaagtgacggggtgttctggtaacgggggatgctgagaaggcagagatactgaatgccttctttgcttctgtcttcagtgaaaaagctctccTTTGGGAATCCCAGACCTTGGAGGTCagtgagagggtctggggaatggaagacctccctgCAGTCAGGGAAGAGGCGGTCTGAGAGCGCCcaggcaacaccaatgttcataaatccatgggacctgatgggatgcatccacaggtgctgaaggagctggcagaggtgattgctgaaccgctttctgtcatctttgagaggtcttggagaatgggggaggtgcctgaagactggaggagaTCCAACGTCACTGCGGGCTTCacaaagggcaagaaggaagatccaggtgattacaggccagtcagcctcacctctgtccctggaaaggtgatggaacagctgtgctggatgccatctccagacaactggaagaaaaggaggtgatcagaagtagtcagcatggattcaccagGGGCAGGTCGTGCtcgaccaacctggtggccttctatgatgttgtctctggctgggtggatgggggcagagcagtggatgtaatctaccttgatttcagcaaggcatttgatactgtcccccacgacatccttataacaaagctgaggaagtgtgggatagatgagtggacagtgaggtgggttgagaactggctgctggcagagcgCAGGGGGTCATCGTTGGCGCTGCAGTGTCTGGCTGGAGGCCTGTAagcagcggtgttcctcaggggtcggtgctgggtctggtcttgttcaacatcttcatcagtgaccttgatgaggggatggtggccaccctcagcaagtttgtgatgatacgaagttgggaggattggctgacagcctgaaggtcgtgctgccattcagtgagacctggacaggctggagagctgggcagtaagaaaccggatgaggtttaacaaaagcaagtgtagagtctggcatctggggaggaataattgcatacactggtacaggttgggggatgacctgctggaggggagctctgcggaaagggacctgggtgtcctggtggacgacaggttggccatgagccagcagtgtgcccttgtggccaagagggccaatggcatcctggggtgcattaaaaagagcgtggccagcaggtcgagggaggtgatcctccccctctgctctgccctgctgaggcctcatctggagtactgcgtccagttctgggctccacagtacaaaaaagacagggatctcttggaaagagtccagcggagggccacgaagatggtgaagggcctggagcatctcccctatgaggaaaggctgagtgaactgggtctgttcagcctggagaaaagaagactgagaggggacctgatccaggtctataaatatctgaggtatggggggcagaatggcgaggccggactcttttcagtggtgagtggagacaggacaaggggaaatggccggaaactgcagcataggaagttctgcaccaatgtgcgaaggaactgctgtacagtgaggtgacggagcactggaacaggctgcccagggaggtggtggagtctccttctctggagatgttcaagacctgcctggatgccgacctgtgcgacctgctgtagggaacctgctttggcagggggttggactcgatctctggagctcccttccaacccctacaattctgtgtgattctgtgattctgtgaatgagaGTAATGTGAGAAACTGAGGAAAACTCCACAGCTTGCTTCACCAAAGGTGGCTGTGATCATTGCCTTGCTAAATTCAGTGGggtgaaacaaagcagagagggGTCAGGGCTAAAATCCCACAGGGCTGTCACCCTCCTTTGGGTCACAGCAGAGTCGGGGATCTCGGTGACATCACCTGAAGGCAGGAGGGCCCTCATGCCCAGGGGGTCCCAAACAGAGCCCCCGCAGCAGCGATTTGTTCTGTTCAGTGCGTGCTCTctcctggttttattttattcatagGATTAACACATCGGGCAGCAGCCCGCCTGGCTTTTGCTCTGAAGAGGAGGGGAAAGCGTTTCcataattcatttaaatgaggCACCCGGGGAAATCCAAATTGGACTTCCAGCCTGTTCACGGTGCCACGCAGAGCCCCGCGATCTGCAGCCAGAGCCATTAATGCCTCCTGGATGGACTGCAGAGCATCTATAATTAATAGTGGAGCAAAACCACAGCCCAGCCTCCAAAGCGAACacctcctgctctgagcagctcctgcaccccACATCCCTGGGGCAGGGATTTATTTCGGGTCACCTTCCTCTCCCAAGAAGCCCCATGGAGCATCCAGGAGAACACTGGggtgagagcagcaggagaaggaacacagaaatgcattaaatcACAGCTCTTTTCTGGCCTGGGGGATGAGGGTGGTGGTGAGGAGGATAAGGTTTGCATCAGCCccttttttgctgctgcattgGATGTTCTCCACACAGAAGGTAGCAGTTTTGGGGCCAATGGCAGCCCACGTGCTGCACATCCCCCTCCTGATCCCTGTGTTGCTTCTGTACTTCCAGCACTGCCTTTCTGTACTTCCAGCATCGCTTTGAAGAGCACAGAAAGGATGAGAAGGaagacaggggaaaaaaaatcaagcttgaACCCTGCTGCTAGAGCAACATCTGTATCTATAAATACCAATGTGAGCAGGAACAGGCTGTATCTCCTGCAGCTCCCGAAGGCAGCAGAGCCTCCTCGCCCCAGCTAACCTCCTTCCAACACATGCTCCTGTAATGCACACAAGTCACTGCTGcacaaaaaaatccctttaGCTCACTGCCTCCTGCTTATGGCTTTCCCAAAGCTCCTACGTCCCACGTCCCCTACCTGGGACACCATGTCCCATGGTCACCTCTTTGGATGGGGCGGGCTGAGCTTCTCCATCCCACACACGCATTTTGCTGATGTTTATAACGGTGCTGTGGCTGGTGTTGGCTCTGCCCTGGTGGTGCCAAGCTGAGGCTTTCTGGACCTCAAAATCCAGGCTTAGAGTCTGGAGACATGCGGCCAGCCTTGGATGACCCAAATCCTTGCTCAGACAACACTGAGGTTGTGAGGGGGTGATGAGCTTGCTGGGACCCCTCCATTCTCCACGTGCTGTTTGAGTGAGGGTGCAGCACGCTGGGGTCATCCCACATTGCTCATCACACCAACTTGCTTCATCCCTCCTCCAAGGCAGGAGGCAGCACACACATGCACTGCGCTTATGgacatttcctttctgatttcCAGCTAAAATGCCTTCCTCCAGCCAGACCCCCTGCCCCTCTGTCTGTCTGAGCAACCTGACTTTCTGTGGTGCTTCTTTTGGGATGCTTTTTGTCCACACAGCACCGCTGTTGTGCTTTATTTCTGATATGATCTATGCTTTCAGTGTTTGGATGTGGGCCACGAGCATCCTCTCCAGcctggggctgagcacagcatcATTTGGCTCATGGAAGAGGGGCTGAGCTCTCCCAGCTCAAAATATCCCCTTGGGGCTGAACAAAGAGTGGAGACATTTGCTCCAACAGACGCTTGCACCTTTAGCTCTATCATTCAGCTGGGTCCcatttgcagggttttttttacctttttttttttttcattccctttgGCTCTTTTCCACCCAAAATGCCAGCAGAGAAGCAACACATCACGTCTCAGCCTTGCAGAGCCTGGGCTGCCTCCAGGTCCCGGAGAAACCCCATGCTGGAGCATCAtcccctgctgctcagcacgTAGGGCTGCTGCTCCAAATGTCTGTGCTGACGGAGCTGGGTGGCTCCAACGTCACTCTGTTCCGTGGGGTTTTCTTGGGGGCAGCTCTgggactttttctttttttttcttttcctttttttggcctttttttcttttagttctcTGTCCTCTCTGTGTCAGCCTTGCCTATCTCTGCAGATAGGGATGTGCAGCTCCCCACGTCTGCAGGGGCTCTCCAGCCCCATGAGTGCCACCCCTAGTGACATCGGCGTGGTCATGATTAATGTCACAAAGCAAATACTGTCCTCAATTCCACACTCATGACACCAGAGAATTGCAATGCAAGAAAACAATTGCTCATCTCAGTATCCAGAAAACAGGAATCCCCCCCTGCCTGCTTGCAGAGGGCCctttgctggagctgcaggtgtgATGTGCATACAGGCTACAGCTGGGTGCTTCCAGAACCTTGTAGTTCAATCCCTGCATACTTGCACTGATAAATGGCTTCTTCTGCACTGAAAAGTCTCTGCTGTTGCTCTGGAGAGAAGCTGCAGGTTGTGTCCTATGGTGTGCATGTGGGGTAAAACCTGGTGCGTGGCAGTGCCCACTGCTACAAGCCTACAGCCTGGATTTGcaaaaggaggagaggagaggagaggagaggagaggagaggagaggagaggagaggagaggagaggagaggagaggagaggagaggagaggagaggagaggagaggagaggagaggagaggagaggagaggagaggagaggagaggagaggagaggagaggagaggagaggagaggagaggagaggtaATCAGTGTCTCCACATTTTTTTACTTCCTAGGAAGTTTGGCTAAAAGATCTCCTTTGTTCACCAAGTATTGTCATGTTCTAAAGCACTTTGAATATAAATTTTGAGGGTGAatcatatttttgctttaaataaaactcCTTCCATACTGCAGGATGTGTTTGTCATTGACTGTATGACTTGTGTGATTGAGCAATTGTTAGAAGGAATGAAGAAGCCAATAATTACCCTGAAACTCCACCAAGGTGTCCTTTATTGACGAAGATATCTGCAGACTTTAGCATCAGCTCTCTCTGATGGGGCAAAGATTGTGGCTTTCCACAGCCTACAGGGCTTTTAGACATGGAGTAATTTAATCACAGCCCAGCATCTCTCACATCCTAGAATACATGCATGATTTGCCCCTGTTGTGCTGAAGCTCAAGCATGGAGCTCACACAGCCCTGAGTATACAGCACAGCAAAAACCAGAACTGAAGTGTCTTTGAGAACATGAACTGGGATTTGAGGTGTAATCCTGGTGGTCAGCAGCCCTTGGAGAGCAGGGATTTTCCATGGACACCTGCTGGGGAGATGGAAGGAGCAGCGCAGGGATCTCCCAACATCTTGggcagacagaaagacagaaggcGTTGTGCATGGTCCAGGCCCCATTTGCACGACTGTCCCATGGGATGAgtggaaaacaaagccaaagaTATCTCTGTTTGCCAACAGAGGGAACACAGTGTTTGCATGGGGAACATCTGGAGCAGCAAACAATGCCTGCACTCCCTGGGGGCAGAGTGATCCATGCCAGTCCATGTCgtgttctgctgcagaaggagaGATCATGGGGACCCTCTGGAGAGAATGGAGATTGTCTCTGGGGAAAGAGAGTGACAGCAAATGATTGGAGCCTGCTGGAGGCTTGGTAGCTCCCCACTGCTCTGGGATAACCTCTGGGGCTTGTTTTGCCTGGTGAAGAGGAGGCCAATGTGGGACCTTCCAGCAACTCGTTGACAGGCAGAGTAAAATGATGAGTGGTGGAGCCAGATTCTTCCTGGTGCTGGTGGAAGGtgaaacaaagagcagcaggaataGGGTTGGGAGGTTTGGGAGGTCCTTCACTGGGGGACTGATGGGAACATCTCCATCCCAGGGCATTATCAAGGCCTGGTTGGACAAAGCCATGGgcactctgtgctggtgaaggTGCTGGTCCTGCtccacagcaaagaaaagactGGAGGCCTCCTAATCCCC
Encoded proteins:
- the SERINC2 gene encoding serine incorporator 2, with protein sequence MGACLGVCSLLSCVSCLCGSAPCLLCGCCPSAKNSTISRLLFTFFLFLGTLVSIIMIIPGVEKELHKLPGFCKGSDSVLGVQADIDCSGFLGHKAVYRMGFATAAFFFLFAVLMVCVRSSKDPRAAIQNGFWFFKFLLLVGLTVGAFYIPDGSFTSVWFYFGVVGSFLFILIQLILLIDFAHSWSQLWLRNADESNAKGWYAALCTVTFIFYAASITAIALLYVYYTKPQGCTEGKVLISINLILCVIISAVSILPKIQEAQPHSGLLQASLITLYTIFITWCALANVPTQECNPTLLLRNSTGSATTTQTLTTWWDAPSIVGLVVFILCTLFISVRSSDHTQVNKLMLTEESGAGAGTEAAAESGVHRAYDNEQEGVTYSYSFFHLCLLLAALYIMMTLTNWYRPDDSLQVLYSPWTAVWVKISSSWAGLLLYTWTLVAPLVLPERDFS